The following proteins are encoded in a genomic region of Capra hircus breed San Clemente chromosome 16, ASM170441v1, whole genome shotgun sequence:
- the LOC102180145 gene encoding PRAME family member 27-like, with product MSTWNPPRLLDQAVMSLLRDEALAISALEYLPIELFPQLFMEAFYWSCRETLKAMVQAWPFVRLPLGGLMEMPHLGTLQAVLDGLDVLLSQKDQPRRCKLQVLDLRNTGQDFWRMWSGSSIQVSSSSLEEPVAKKRPRTHRTLAPLVVFIELHINGRIMDGFLAYLMRWVEERKASIHLCCRKLKIESMPRDNIMKILSMVQLDCVEEVRVNCTWQLSSLAVFAPLLGQMSNVQRLLLSHMDVSALEDQEEQHVVQITSQFLRLHCLQDLFLVSTFFLEGCLDQMLRCLTNPLDTLGITHCLLTNSDLTHLSQCPNISQLKGLNLSGVTLTYSSPELLPGLLEKVAATLQELYLDQCGIMDSQLEAILPALSHCFQLNFFSIRGNFLSMAVMDKMLRHTSALPSLCQELYPVPQESFSSLGILQLGRLAQCRAELLEILKDLGHPRTIWISSSPCLHCGEDTFNHPEPITYGSNTSA from the exons ATGAGTACCTGGAATCCACCCAGACTCCTGGACCAAGCAGTGATGAGCCTGCTGAGGGATGAGGCCTTGGCCATTTCTGCTCTGGAGTATCTGCCCATCGAGCTCTTCCCCCAGCTCTTCATGGAAGCCTTCTATTGGAGTTGCAGAGAGACACTGAAGGCCATGGTGCAAGCTTGGCCCTTTGTCCGCCTGCCTCTGGGGGGACTGATGGAGATGCCTCACCTGGGAACCTTACAAGCAGTGCTGGATGGACTTGATGTCCTGCTTTCCCAGAAGGATCAACCCAG GAGGTGCAAACTGCAAGTGCTGGATTTAAGAAATACGGGCCAGGACTTCTGGAGAATGTGGTCTGGATCCAGTATCCAGGTGTCCTCAAGCTCATTAGAAGAACCAGTGGCTAAGAAGAGGCCAAGAACACATCGGACTTTGGCTCCCTTGGTGGTGTTCATAGAACTTCACATCAATGGAAGGATCATGGATGGATTCCTCGCCTACCTCATGAGATGGGTAGAGGAGAGGAAAGCTTCTATACACCTGTGCTGTAGGAAACTAAAGATAGAGTCAATGCCCAGAGACAATATTATGAAGATCCTGAGTATGGTGCAGCTGGACTGTGTTGAGGAGGTGCGAGTAAATTGTACCTGGCAGCTGTCCAGCCTGGCTGTGTTTGCTCCTCTCCTGGGCCAGATGAGCAATGTGCAGAGACTCCTTCTCTCTCACATGGACGTGTCTGCACTTGAAGATCAAGAGGAGCAGCATGTTGTCCAAATTACTTCTCAGTTCCTCAGGCTGCACTGCCTCCAGGATCTCTTTCTGGTATCTACCTTCTTCCTGGAAGGATGCCTGGACCAGATGCTCAG GTGCCTGACAAACCCCTTGGACACCCTTGGAATAACTCACTGCCTCCTTACGAATTCAGACTTGACCCATCTTTCCCAGTGTCCAAATATCAGTCAGCTAAAGGGCCTGAATCTGAGTGGTGTCACCCTGACCTACTCTAGTCCTGAGCTCCTTCCAGGTCTGCTGGAGAAAGTTGCAGCCACCCTCCAGGAACTGTACTTAGATCAGTGTGGGATCATGGATTCGCAACTTGAGGCCATCCTGCCTGCCCTGAGCCACTGCTTCCAGCTTAATTTCTTCAGCATACGTGGAAACTTCCTCTCCATGGCCGTCATGGATAAGATGCTTCGACACACCTCGGCACTGCCCAGTTTATGTCAAGAACTGTATCCTGTCCCTCAGGAGAGTTTCAGCTCTCTGGGAATCCTCCAGCTGGGGAGACTTGCTCAGTGTCGAGCTGAACTGCTTGAGATTCTGAAGGACTTGGGACATCCCAGGACCATCTGGATTAGTTCCAGCCCCTGTCTTCACTGTGGAGAGGACACATTCAATCATCCTGAGCCCATCACATATGGCAGTAACACCTCTGCCTAG
- the LOC102180412 gene encoding PRAME family member 8-like — MSARNPPRLVNLAAMSLLRDEALAICSLEYLPMELYPPLFMAAFSLRRSETLMAMVQAWPFARLPLGGLMKKLHQETLEAVLDGLDVLLAQEVYPRKCKLRVLDLRNTGQDFWNMWSGDKSHVSSSSLMASVAKNMSRTKHSLAPLEMYVDLCLKEKTWSKCITYLFSWVEQRKGSIHLCCKKMKIVSRSKDTIKKVFRIVKLDCIQEVELNFTQKLSTLAKFAPLLGKMSNVQKLILSPIHRSAAEEQDHQALLQFTSQILRLQYLRYLRMEGPSFLEGRLNQMLRCLKIPLYNISITNCLLTESDLTHLSQSPKICQLKGLNLSGVTLTNFCPKLIQGLLEKVAGTLEELNLNLCGIMDSLLTALVPALSCCSQLRVFSMCGNLISMAVLENLLRHTDGLSALRLEFYPAPRESYSSLGILHQERLAQLKAELWQLLTDLGRPRKIWISPSPCPYCGCLDQMLRCLRTPLDHLAITKCWLTESDLTHLSQHPNIRQLKGLELSGVTMINFSIEILHILLEQVAATLQELNSEQCGITEFQLESILPALSCCSQLRTFSLCGSVLSMAIMEKLLSHTTGLINLSEEFYPASQESYSPHGALHLG; from the exons ATGAGTGCTCGCAACCCACCCAGACTTGTGAACTTGGCAGCAATGAGCCTGTTGAGAGATGAGGCCTTGGCCATCTGCTCTTTGGAGTATCTGCCCATGGAGCTCTACCCACCGCTATTCATGGCCGCCTTCTCTCTCAGACGCAGTGAGACTCTGATGGCCATGGTGCAAGCCTGGCCCTTTGCCCGCCTGCCTCTAGGGGGGCTGATGAAGAAGCTGCACCAAGAAACCTTAGAAGCAGTGCTGGATGGACTTGACGTCCTGCTGGCCCAGGAGGTTTACCCCAG GAAGTGCAAACTGCGGGTGCTGGACTTGAGAAATACTGGCCAGGATTTCTGGAACATGTGGTCTGGAGACAAGTCCCATGTGTCCTCAAGTTCACTGATGGCATCAGTGGCTAAGAACATGTCAAGGACAAAGCACTCCTTGGCTCCCTTGGAGATGTACGTAGATCTTTGTCTCAAGGAAAAGACCTGGAGCAAATGTATCACCTACCTCTTCTCGTGGGTGGAGCAGCGGAAAGGCTCCATACACTTGTGCTGTAAGAAGATGAAGATTGTTTCAAGGTCTAAGGACACTATTAAGAAAGTTTTCCGAATAGTGAAGCTGGACTGTATCCAGGAGGTGGAACTGAATTTCACCCAGAAGCTGTCCACCCTGGCCAAGTTTGCCCCTCTCCTGGGCAAGATGAGCAATGTTCAGAAACTCATTCTCTCCCCCATTCATAGGTCTGCTGCTGAGGAACAGGaccatcaggctcttctgcaATTTACCTCTCAGATCCTCAGACTGCAGTACCTCCGCTATCTCCGTATGGAAGGTCCATCTTTCCTTGAAGGCCGCCTGAACCAGATGCTCAG atGCCTGAAGATCCCCTTGTACAACATCTCAATAACCAACTGCCTGCTTACAGAATCAGACTTGACCCATCTGtcccagagtccaaaaatctgtcaGTTAAAGGGCCTGAATCTGAGTGGTGTTACCCTGACCAACTTTTGTCCCAAGCTCATCCAGGGTCTGCTGGAAAAAGTTGCAGGTACTCTTGAAGAGCTGAACTTAAACCTGTGTGGGATTATGGACTCCCTCCTCACGGCTCTTGTGCCTGCCCTGAGCTGCTGCTCCCAGCTCAGGGTCTTCAGCATGTGTGGAAACCTCATCTCCATGGCTGTCCTGGAGAATCTCCTGCGTCATACTGATGGGTTGTCTGCTTTACGTCTAGAGTTTTATCCTGCCCCTCGGGAGAGTTACAGCTCTCTGGGTATTCTTCACCAGGAGAGACTTGCCCAGCTAAAAGCTGAGCTTTGGCAGCTCCTTACAGATTTAGGGCGTCCCAGGAAGATTTGGATTAGCCCCAGCCCCTGTCCTTACTGCG GCTGCCTGGACCAGATGCTCAG ATGCCTGAGGACCCCCTTGGACCACCTGGCAATAACTAAGTGCTGGCTTACAGAATCAGACCTGACCCATCTGTCCCAGCATCCAAACATTCGTCAGCTCAAAGGCCTGGAGCTGAGTGGTGTCACCATGATCAACTTTAGTATTGAGATCCTCCACATTCTTCTGGAGCAAGTTGCAGCCACcctccaggaactgaactcagagCAGTGTGGGATCACAGAGTTCCAACTTGAGTCCATCCTGCCTGCCCTGAGCTGCTGTTCCCAGCTCAGGACCTTCAGTCTGTGTGGCAGTGTTCTCTCTATGGCCATCATGGAGAAGCTGCTGAGTCACACCACTGGGCTGATCAACTTAAGTGAGGAGTTTTATCCTGCCTCTCAGGAGAGTTACAGCCCTCATGGAGCCCTCCACCTGGGCTGA